The Panicum hallii strain FIL2 chromosome 9, PHallii_v3.1, whole genome shotgun sequence genome has a window encoding:
- the LOC112874371 gene encoding GATA transcription factor 18-like isoform X1, whose protein sequence is MPDADVDVEMRAAAAAPGGDDGEDDTGEEEDDDGDDVYDEDEEERTAPAPAEEPPAPAPVSALPGNPNQLTLLFQGEVYVFESVTPDKVQAVLLLLGRGELPPDYAGKVVPSQNENKGYDDILRRTDIPAKRVASLLRFREKRKERNFDKKIRYAVRKEVALRMQRRKGQFAGRASLEGESPAPGCDPGSQSSGLDFVSRESKCQNCGTSEKMTPAMRRGPAGPRTLCNACGLMWANKGTLRSCPKAKVESSVVATEQAGNDNKALVTPKNDNVSASNGEATSAAETGVPKAP, encoded by the exons atgccCGACGCGGACGTCGACGTCGAgatgcgcgccgccgccgccgcacctggCGGCGACGATGGCGAGGACGAcaccggggaggaggaggacgacgacggagACGACGTCTAtgacgaggacgaggaggagcggaccgcgccggcgccggccgagGAGCCTCCCGCCCCGGCGCCCGTCTCGGCCTTGCCGGGAAACCCGAACCAGCTGACGCTGCTCTTCCAGGGCGAGGTTTACGTGTTCGAATCCGTCACCCCCGACAAG GTTCAAGCTGTCCTGTTACTGTTAGGACGTGGTGAACTACCACCTGATTATGCTGGCAAGGTTGTACCTAGTCAAAATGAGAACAAG GGTTATGATGACATACTTCGGAGGACAGACATTCCTGCAAAAAGGGTTGCCTCTCTACTCAGGTTCCGTGAAAAACGGAAGGAAAGAAATTTTGATAAGAAAATACGTTATGCTGTTCGCAAAGAAGTTGCACTCAG GATGCAGCGCCGGAAAGGGCAATTTGCTGGAAGGGCCAGTCTGGAGGGAGAATCTCCAGCTCCTGGCTGTGATCCTGGTTCCCAAAGCTCAGGCCTAGATTTTGTATCTCGTGAATCAAA GTGTCAGAACTGCGGTACTAGTGAAAAGATGACCCCAGCAATGCGTCGTGGTCCTGCTGGTCCAAGGACTTTGTGCAATGCTTGTGGATTGATGTGGGCAAATAAG GGTACACTGAGAAGTTGCCCGAAGGCAAAAGTCGAATCTTCTGTGGTTGCAACTGAGCAG GCTGGAAATGACAACAAAGCGCTGGTGACACCGAAGAATGACAACGTTTCTGCAAGCAATGGCGAAGC CACAAGTGCGGCAGAGACAGGAGTGCCAAAGGCGCCGTGA
- the LOC112874371 gene encoding GATA transcription factor 18-like isoform X2: MPDADVDVEMRAAAAAPGGDDGEDDTGEEEDDDGDDVYDEDEEERTAPAPAEEPPAPAPVSALPGNPNQLTLLFQGEVYVFESVTPDKVQAVLLLLGRGELPPDYAGKVVPSQNENKGYDDILRRTDIPAKRVASLLRFREKRKERNFDKKIRYAVRKEVALRCQNCGTSEKMTPAMRRGPAGPRTLCNACGLMWANKGTLRSCPKAKVESSVVATEQAGNDNKALVTPKNDNVSASNGEATSAAETGVPKAP; the protein is encoded by the exons atgccCGACGCGGACGTCGACGTCGAgatgcgcgccgccgccgccgcacctggCGGCGACGATGGCGAGGACGAcaccggggaggaggaggacgacgacggagACGACGTCTAtgacgaggacgaggaggagcggaccgcgccggcgccggccgagGAGCCTCCCGCCCCGGCGCCCGTCTCGGCCTTGCCGGGAAACCCGAACCAGCTGACGCTGCTCTTCCAGGGCGAGGTTTACGTGTTCGAATCCGTCACCCCCGACAAG GTTCAAGCTGTCCTGTTACTGTTAGGACGTGGTGAACTACCACCTGATTATGCTGGCAAGGTTGTACCTAGTCAAAATGAGAACAAG GGTTATGATGACATACTTCGGAGGACAGACATTCCTGCAAAAAGGGTTGCCTCTCTACTCAGGTTCCGTGAAAAACGGAAGGAAAGAAATTTTGATAAGAAAATACGTTATGCTGTTCGCAAAGAAGTTGCACTCAG GTGTCAGAACTGCGGTACTAGTGAAAAGATGACCCCAGCAATGCGTCGTGGTCCTGCTGGTCCAAGGACTTTGTGCAATGCTTGTGGATTGATGTGGGCAAATAAG GGTACACTGAGAAGTTGCCCGAAGGCAAAAGTCGAATCTTCTGTGGTTGCAACTGAGCAG GCTGGAAATGACAACAAAGCGCTGGTGACACCGAAGAATGACAACGTTTCTGCAAGCAATGGCGAAGC CACAAGTGCGGCAGAGACAGGAGTGCCAAAGGCGCCGTGA